One Actinosynnema pretiosum DNA segment encodes these proteins:
- a CDS encoding NAD(P)/FAD-dependent oxidoreductase codes for MLDAIVMGGGPAGSVCAAVLARQGRSVLVLERQEFPRFHIGESMLPYMVGLLERHGLLDAVREQGYVVKRGGEFIDPTGTKFFRAGVFRADFAKTGDGRHHETFQVERSHFDRVNLDQARAAGATVREGAQVVGLLEEGGRVVGVRYREGGVEREERARYVVDATGRAGVVANRFGLRRMIEDLRMVAVFHHRDGLDEAHNPGHEGDIQVGSHSDGWIWAIPLSADRISVGTVMHRDRLRGRTPAEAFAEHVERVPRINQRLTGTSATSDFWVETDYSYHSDQVTGPGWVMVGDAGCFGDPMFSGGVLVGMATGAEAAEALGRALDSPADEEQALTGYSNFFKTGYDTYVRLIFSFYEGELLPALAEAHSEAGNLSEADMEMYVVRLLGGDFWSARNPVANALRANPAWSTFSPFEPVHRCPVYPELDVAELGGLAGTVGR; via the coding sequence ATGCTCGACGCGATCGTGATGGGTGGTGGGCCCGCCGGGTCCGTCTGCGCCGCGGTGCTCGCCCGGCAGGGCCGCTCGGTGCTGGTGCTGGAGCGGCAGGAGTTCCCCCGCTTCCACATCGGCGAGTCGATGCTGCCGTACATGGTGGGCCTGCTGGAGCGGCACGGCCTGCTCGACGCGGTGCGGGAGCAGGGCTACGTCGTCAAGCGCGGCGGCGAGTTCATCGACCCGACCGGCACGAAGTTCTTCCGCGCCGGGGTGTTCCGCGCCGACTTCGCCAAGACCGGCGACGGCCGCCACCACGAGACGTTCCAGGTCGAGCGCTCGCACTTCGACCGGGTGAACCTGGACCAGGCGCGCGCGGCGGGCGCGACCGTGCGGGAGGGCGCGCAGGTCGTCGGGCTGCTGGAGGAGGGCGGCCGGGTGGTGGGCGTGCGCTACCGCGAGGGCGGGGTCGAGCGCGAGGAGCGCGCCCGGTACGTGGTGGACGCCACCGGCCGGGCGGGCGTGGTCGCCAACCGGTTCGGGCTGCGGCGGATGATCGAGGACCTGCGCATGGTGGCGGTGTTCCACCACCGCGACGGGCTGGACGAGGCGCACAACCCCGGCCACGAGGGCGACATCCAGGTCGGCAGCCACTCGGACGGGTGGATCTGGGCGATCCCGCTGTCGGCGGACCGGATCAGCGTCGGCACGGTCATGCACCGCGACCGGCTGCGCGGGCGCACCCCGGCCGAGGCGTTCGCCGAGCACGTCGAGCGGGTGCCCAGGATCAACCAGCGGCTCACCGGCACCTCCGCGACCTCGGACTTCTGGGTGGAGACCGACTACAGCTACCACTCCGACCAGGTCACCGGCCCCGGCTGGGTGATGGTCGGGGACGCCGGCTGCTTCGGCGACCCCATGTTCTCCGGCGGGGTGCTGGTGGGCATGGCCACGGGCGCGGAGGCCGCCGAGGCGCTCGGGCGGGCGCTCGACTCGCCCGCCGACGAGGAGCAGGCGCTCACCGGCTACTCGAACTTCTTCAAGACCGGCTACGACACGTACGTGCGGCTGATCTTCTCCTTCTACGAGGGCGAGCTGCTGCCCGCGCTGGCCGAGGCGCACTCGGAGGCGGGGAACCTCTCCGAGGCGGACATGGAGATGTACGTGGTGCGGCTGCTCGGCGGCGACTTCTGGAGCGCGCGCAACCCGGTGGCGAACGCGCTGCGCGCGAACCCGGCGTGGTCGACGTTCTCGCCGTTCGAGCCGGTGCACCGCTGCCCGGTGTACCCCGAGCTGGACGTGGCGGAGCTGGGCGGGCTCGCGGGCACGGTCGGCCGGTGA